aattaaaaattgttaattaATCCTCAATGAATTGGTACTGAATTTTCTTCCCTCCTTCCTTTTCAGGCAATATTTAATCCTCCTAAAGCAGTCAGAGGAGGAATTCCAATCTGTTTTCCACaggtatatatataaatatagtaatGAATCTCTATTAATGAATTACATAATACAATCATAGATGTGCTTAATTACTTTTTATACCCAGTTTGGAAACCGTGGATCATTAGAGCAACATGGATTCGCGAGGAACAGGATGTGGATCATTGATCAAAATCCTCCACCTCTTCCTAATGAATCCAATGCAAAACCTCATATTGACTTGCTACTCAAACCATCCGAAGATGATCTCAAAATATGGCCACATAGGTAGTAATAAGAATCCATCATTTCTTTAACACTATATATAGTGAATAGTGAGTGatattaagttattattttgTGCAGCTTTGAGTTTAGGCTAAGGGTGTCACTGGCAGCAGAAGGGTATCTAAGTATAATATCTCGCGTGAGGAATGTGAATAGCAAGCCATTTAGCTTCTCCTTTGCTTACCATACATATTTATCTATCTCTGATATCAGGTCCTTAATCTTGTGATTCTGAATATTAATCTTAAATGAGTTGTAATGTTAAATTGTTAATATTTGAATGAACATGTTGATCAGTGAAGTGAGAGTGGAAGGGCTGGAAACTCTGGACTACCTTGACAATCTATATCAAAAAGAACGCTTCACAGAACAAGGAGATGCTTTAACATTTGAATCAGAGGTCACATTTTCATTCACTTTATGAATTCTTGTTATGTGTATCTACCCAGGCCTAAGATTGAATCAGCATGCTAAGCCTAAGATACTCTCTATTATTACTacttaatttcttttaatttccaTGTGTTTAGGTGGACCGAGTGTATCTTGATTCTTGCAATACGGTAGCAGTTCTTGATCATGAAAAAAAGCGAACATTTGTAATAAGGAAGGACGGACTCCCAGATGTTGGTAAGATTTATTCACAGATAACATTTGTATTTTTAGGAAAATGAATCCATTTATGTAACGATTTCATACATATTCTGCTTATTTTATAGGAAAAATTTCAAGTATACCGAAAATACCGATGTTTTAGTTGTTtaaactattaattttaattaatatatattatatatattttttataattcagatcAACGATTAAAATATGAAACATCAGTATTTTCGGTATACTTAAAACTCTtcctatttta
The genomic region above belongs to Arachis stenosperma cultivar V10309 chromosome 5, arast.V10309.gnm1.PFL2, whole genome shotgun sequence and contains:
- the LOC130983081 gene encoding putative glucose-6-phosphate 1-epimerase, yielding MNQQGGESDGRGGVEVSKDRNGIEQVILRNNRGASARVSLHGGQVLSWKTERGEELLFTSSKAIFNPPKAVRGGIPICFPQFGNRGSLEQHGFARNRMWIIDQNPPPLPNESNAKPHIDLLLKPSEDDLKIWPHSFEFRLRVSLAAEGYLSIISRVRNVNSKPFSFSFAYHTYLSISDISEVRVEGLETLDYLDNLYQKERFTEQGDALTFESEVDRVYLDSCNTVAVLDHEKKRTFVIRKDGLPDVVVWNPWEKKAKAVGDLGDEEYKQMLCVDGAAVEKPITLKPGEEWTGRLELSVVPST